Proteins from a genomic interval of Diaphorobacter sp. HDW4A:
- a CDS encoding TonB-dependent siderophore receptor, whose translation MQSHFAFNPRLNAIVLALIAASAGSAALAQSSAEATPEAQAGQPASLPQVNVRDKYEREDLPTLAPGRKAANGARLGILGATSIVDAPVHVNAYTRELAEDWSALSLQDVLENDAAVVFTTNKGHLLQNFNLRGLDVTAMDIATNGLYGIAPANSVPIEMFERVEVMRGPNVLLSGMPPLASVAGSVNMVTKRALSQPIADLTTTYVSDSYFQVHADVGKRFGPEQRLGVRFNGVYGSGDMGAEGESQKRKVGALGIDYLGDQFRLSLDAYNSINNIDGGSPGMFSFLGSAAIPGVGMVLSPPKGDVNMFRGTHGKYDNSGLLARAEVDFNSNWQGYFALGASEAEGKGLLFGTRAIVTGADGTTRGAIYNVHTQSERRTAEAGAIGKFATGSVQHRMQLSFNILKHKEGTYNTACNYCYTTNMYNPTTPTFPAAPVWKGYTTENEFRSIALADTMAFADDKVLVTLGLRHQSVKTPMVSGAASSYSKSHLSPMAGVIVRPWGDDISLFANYTEGLEPGRIVGTGYANSGESLDAMQTKQGEFGVKIKAGEMTHTVSTFQIEKPSVITNSANYQVLDGKQRLRGLEWSAFGKIAPTLSLLSGVEYIKSRQMNTGLENHGVPKLRARIGLDWDTPVKGLTAGGRLLYTDGQWVDSGNKLRVPSWTRLDLMAKYETKLGTTPLRLNASVENVTDKKYWIGMFSDGFAMPGAPRTYRVSATVSF comes from the coding sequence ATGCAATCACATTTCGCATTCAACCCCCGGCTCAATGCCATCGTTCTGGCGTTGATCGCCGCCAGTGCAGGCTCTGCCGCGCTGGCACAGTCGAGCGCCGAAGCCACTCCCGAAGCGCAGGCCGGGCAGCCCGCATCGCTTCCGCAAGTCAACGTGCGCGACAAGTACGAACGCGAAGACCTGCCCACGCTTGCCCCGGGCCGCAAGGCCGCCAACGGTGCGCGTCTGGGCATTCTGGGCGCGACGTCCATCGTCGATGCGCCGGTGCACGTCAACGCCTATACCCGTGAGCTGGCGGAAGACTGGTCCGCGCTGTCGCTGCAGGATGTGCTGGAAAACGATGCGGCAGTGGTCTTTACCACCAACAAGGGCCACCTGCTCCAGAACTTCAATCTGCGCGGTCTGGATGTGACCGCCATGGACATCGCGACCAACGGCCTCTACGGCATCGCGCCCGCCAACTCCGTGCCGATCGAGATGTTCGAGCGCGTGGAAGTGATGCGCGGCCCGAACGTGCTGCTGTCGGGCATGCCGCCGCTAGCGAGCGTCGCGGGCTCGGTGAACATGGTGACCAAGCGCGCGTTGTCGCAGCCCATCGCGGACCTCACGACCACCTATGTATCGGACTCGTACTTCCAGGTGCACGCCGATGTAGGTAAGCGTTTCGGGCCGGAGCAGCGTCTGGGTGTGCGCTTCAACGGCGTCTACGGATCGGGTGACATGGGCGCCGAAGGCGAGTCGCAAAAGCGCAAGGTCGGCGCGCTCGGCATCGACTATCTGGGCGACCAGTTCCGCCTTTCGCTCGATGCCTACAACAGCATCAACAACATCGACGGCGGCAGCCCCGGTATGTTCAGCTTTCTGGGCAGTGCGGCCATTCCCGGCGTGGGCATGGTGCTATCACCGCCCAAGGGTGACGTGAACATGTTTCGCGGCACGCATGGCAAGTACGACAACAGCGGTCTGCTGGCCCGCGCCGAGGTGGATTTCAATTCCAACTGGCAGGGCTACTTTGCGCTCGGTGCATCCGAGGCGGAAGGCAAGGGCCTGCTGTTCGGCACCCGCGCCATCGTGACCGGCGCGGACGGCACCACGCGCGGCGCCATCTACAACGTGCACACCCAGTCCGAGCGTCGCACGGCTGAGGCCGGCGCCATCGGCAAGTTCGCTACAGGCAGCGTCCAGCACCGCATGCAGTTGTCATTCAACATCCTCAAGCACAAGGAAGGCACGTACAACACGGCGTGCAATTACTGCTACACCACCAACATGTACAACCCGACGACGCCGACCTTCCCGGCCGCGCCCGTCTGGAAGGGCTACACCACCGAAAACGAGTTCCGCTCCATCGCGCTGGCCGACACCATGGCCTTCGCCGATGACAAGGTGCTCGTCACGTTGGGCCTGCGCCATCAGAGCGTGAAGACACCGATGGTGAGCGGCGCCGCATCCAGCTACAGCAAGAGCCATCTCTCACCGATGGCCGGCGTCATCGTGCGCCCCTGGGGTGACGACATCTCGCTGTTCGCGAACTACACCGAAGGCCTGGAGCCGGGCCGCATCGTCGGCACGGGCTACGCCAATTCAGGCGAATCTCTGGACGCGATGCAGACCAAGCAGGGCGAGTTCGGCGTGAAAATCAAGGCCGGTGAAATGACGCACACGGTCAGCACCTTCCAGATCGAAAAGCCATCGGTCATCACCAACAGCGCCAACTACCAAGTGCTCGATGGCAAGCAACGTCTGCGCGGATTGGAATGGAGCGCCTTCGGCAAGATCGCTCCGACACTGTCGTTGCTCAGTGGCGTGGAATACATCAAGTCCCGTCAGATGAACACGGGTCTCGAAAACCACGGCGTACCCAAGTTGCGCGCCCGCATCGGCCTGGATTGGGACACGCCGGTCAAAGGCCTGACGGCCGGCGGCCGACTGCTCTACACCGATGGCCAGTGGGTCGACTCGGGCAACAAGCTGCGCGTGCCATCGTGGACGCGACTCGATCTGATGGCCAAGTACGAAACCAAGCTCGGCACGACTCCCTTGCGCCTCAATGCGAGCGTCGAAAACGTGACCGACAAGAAGTACTGGATCGGCATGTTCTCCGACGGCTTTGCCATGCCGGGTGCACCACGCACTTATCGCGTGTCGGCGACGGTGTCGTTCTGA
- a CDS encoding IPTL-CTERM sorting domain-containing protein has product MRKLIDGLQNVWCSTKGSKARQAWVMAVLMTGTLLAGNTQAQSVILPTDNFASCTAGTFNSANTRTATGTAGIYVNTNWDPVCSGWTFTGAALRAAPSASPPAGALPFPGGGNAIWLNEAGARPKGQASRDFTGLARGETYRVSLETWTDDVDANTGLLAEIIDIDTNVVLSATQLNMVRGSGPQALVNEMCASNVAGLTTPLNLRVRLSESGTTTASPILTNVKFEALGQPCDYVVTYVPNGGTHVPSETVLSGQKASVPMPPTKPGEGFAGWYTTNALTTAYDFNTPVTSNLSLYAKWTANLYYVSGNVTGLASGRTLGLTLNTSLGSVSMSSDGRFQFPQGLVQGAAYSVQVSLQPVNQRCTVNAAGTGTIATPGADVTNVEVTCVGPYTVSFDTAGGSAIASQELGPDGQATRPAADPVRSGFVFDGWYSDAQTTQVYDFAALVNADVTVHAKWIPLYRVGGSLSGLLPGTSITLANNGTDTLVMNADGTFTFTNPLLSGTAYAVTIAQQPAAQICTVTNASGAAITADVNNVVVTCAPVTVPPAVTAMPVPSLQQWAVMLLSLVMAGLALVSLRRKH; this is encoded by the coding sequence ATGCGAAAGTTGATTGACGGTTTGCAGAACGTGTGGTGCTCAACCAAGGGATCGAAAGCGCGTCAGGCATGGGTGATGGCGGTGCTTATGACCGGCACGCTGCTGGCCGGGAACACGCAGGCGCAGTCCGTGATCCTGCCGACAGACAACTTCGCCAGTTGCACGGCGGGCACTTTCAATAGCGCCAATACGCGAACTGCGACCGGCACGGCAGGCATCTATGTGAACACCAACTGGGATCCGGTCTGCTCTGGCTGGACTTTCACAGGCGCAGCCCTGCGTGCGGCTCCGTCAGCATCGCCGCCTGCCGGCGCACTTCCATTTCCCGGCGGCGGAAATGCCATCTGGCTCAACGAAGCGGGCGCACGTCCCAAGGGCCAGGCGAGCCGCGACTTCACGGGGCTCGCACGTGGAGAGACCTATCGCGTCTCGCTGGAAACGTGGACGGACGATGTGGATGCGAACACGGGCCTGCTTGCCGAAATCATCGACATCGACACGAATGTCGTGTTGTCCGCCACGCAACTCAACATGGTGCGCGGCAGTGGCCCGCAGGCGCTGGTCAACGAGATGTGCGCGAGCAATGTGGCGGGTCTCACCACTCCGCTGAACCTGAGGGTGCGGCTGTCTGAAAGCGGCACCACGACAGCTTCGCCCATTCTCACCAACGTTAAATTCGAAGCTTTGGGCCAGCCATGCGACTACGTCGTGACCTATGTGCCCAACGGCGGCACGCATGTTCCCAGCGAGACGGTCCTGAGCGGGCAGAAGGCCAGCGTGCCTATGCCACCAACCAAACCCGGTGAGGGCTTTGCGGGCTGGTATACGACCAATGCACTGACCACGGCGTATGACTTCAACACACCGGTCACCAGCAATCTGTCGCTGTACGCCAAATGGACGGCGAATTTGTATTACGTGAGCGGCAACGTCACCGGACTGGCCTCCGGGCGCACGCTGGGACTGACGCTCAACACGAGCCTCGGCAGCGTCAGTATGTCAAGCGATGGGCGTTTCCAGTTTCCGCAAGGGCTTGTGCAGGGAGCGGCCTACTCGGTTCAGGTGAGCCTCCAGCCGGTCAATCAGCGCTGCACGGTGAATGCGGCGGGCACTGGCACCATTGCGACGCCGGGAGCGGATGTCACCAATGTGGAAGTGACTTGCGTGGGTCCGTACACGGTGAGTTTTGATACCGCCGGCGGCTCGGCAATCGCATCGCAGGAGCTGGGCCCTGACGGCCAGGCGACGCGACCAGCGGCGGATCCGGTCCGCAGCGGCTTTGTATTCGATGGCTGGTACTCTGATGCTCAAACCACGCAGGTCTATGACTTCGCCGCGCTGGTGAACGCCGATGTCACGGTGCATGCCAAATGGATTCCGCTGTACCGCGTCGGCGGCTCGCTCAGCGGCCTGTTGCCGGGCACGAGCATCACGCTGGCCAACAACGGCACCGACACCCTGGTGATGAACGCCGACGGCACGTTCACGTTCACGAACCCGCTGCTCTCGGGCACAGCCTATGCCGTGACCATTGCGCAGCAACCGGCAGCGCAGATCTGTACTGTGACCAACGCTAGCGGCGCAGCCATCACCGCCGACGTGAACAACGTGGTGGTCACCTGTGCGCCCGTCACTGTCCCGCCAGCGGTTACCGCTATGCCCGTGCCTTCGCTGCAGCAGTGGGCGGTGATGCTGCTTTCGCTGGTGATGGCGGGACTCGCGTTGGTGAGCTTGCGCCGCAAACACTGA
- a CDS encoding response regulator: MDLHSRILVVDDDSELRSLITGFLSHHGYHVASAVDVADMRAQLTQDSFDLVILDVMMPGEDGLSAAQSLTDAPDAPAVIMLSALGADTDRIVGLEVGADDYLAKPCNPRELLARVRAVLRRRRGGAQRHMRYEFGGWVLDLGRHSLRDAEGIAIHLSDGEFALLQTLVENPGKVLSRDSLLDMVRGNDADVAVFDRAIDSQISRLRRKLNTRTDETLIRTVRNEGYLLVPEVSLR; the protein is encoded by the coding sequence ATGGACCTTCATTCACGCATCCTCGTCGTCGACGATGACTCCGAACTGCGCAGCCTGATCACGGGATTTCTCTCCCATCACGGCTACCACGTGGCCAGCGCCGTGGACGTGGCGGACATGCGCGCACAGCTCACCCAAGACAGCTTCGATCTGGTCATTCTCGACGTGATGATGCCCGGCGAGGACGGCCTGAGCGCCGCGCAGTCGCTGACCGATGCGCCCGATGCACCGGCCGTCATCATGCTGAGCGCGCTGGGCGCCGATACTGACCGCATCGTCGGGCTCGAGGTCGGCGCGGATGACTACCTTGCGAAGCCCTGCAATCCACGCGAGCTGCTGGCGCGCGTACGTGCGGTGCTCAGGCGCCGTCGCGGCGGTGCGCAGCGCCACATGCGCTACGAATTCGGCGGCTGGGTGCTGGACCTTGGCCGCCACAGCCTGCGTGACGCGGAGGGCATCGCCATCCATTTGTCGGACGGCGAGTTCGCGCTGCTGCAGACGCTGGTCGAAAACCCCGGCAAGGTGCTGAGCCGCGACTCACTGCTCGACATGGTGCGCGGCAACGACGCCGACGTGGCAGTGTTCGACCGCGCCATCGACAGCCAGATCAGCCGTCTGCGTCGCAAGCTCAACACCCGCACCGACGAGACGCTGATCCGCACCGTGCGCAACGAGGGCTATCTGCTGGTGCCCGAGGTGTCGCTGCGATGA
- a CDS encoding PepSY domain-containing protein → MKIKAQTLRDYLAVHSWVGIVCGLMLYVAFYAGAFSMLEPEIRQWTQTAVSKADVSPDPDRALQQFFAQHPDAKGRLSLRLPSADSETPLLRLSAKESEHWYELKSDGKVHDAGLGKESDNSGNFVDYLHRKGGLPLPLEWAEPVIGVVSLLYALALVSGIVVLLPSLVKDLFYLRIGPNIKRMWLDVHNLLGVVSLPFHLVIALSAAVFGLHDWIYDAQDQFIYRDGLQATVQRDSIKHPTVERSLWLPPTELIRKVREQAPGFDPESLEYVGLGAKRTLLRVAGTDDMHFKRGAQHGFAFVNLGTGEIYDRIYFPGEKSSALGASLISFFSLHFGSFGGNPVRVLYVLLGLSGALIFYTGNVLWIETRTKRLRKTREIEARPRHVRIMSSATLGICVGSAAALPATLVASRLLAPHVGNVDHVHQWTFYLLLFGCVAYAFRFGAQHAAKALLWIAAVGNALVPSLALLQCLAPSLFSDSAYKTYQPNFLLLEGLCALLALFFGWLAVRHKKD, encoded by the coding sequence ATGAAGATCAAGGCGCAAACCCTGCGCGACTATCTGGCCGTGCACAGCTGGGTGGGCATCGTCTGCGGGCTGATGCTATACGTGGCTTTTTATGCGGGCGCGTTCTCGATGCTCGAGCCCGAGATCCGGCAATGGACGCAGACGGCGGTCTCCAAGGCCGATGTCAGCCCAGACCCCGACCGCGCGCTGCAGCAGTTTTTTGCCCAGCATCCCGATGCCAAGGGCCGTCTCAGTCTGCGATTGCCGAGCGCGGACAGCGAGACGCCGCTGCTGCGCCTTTCGGCCAAGGAGAGCGAGCACTGGTACGAGCTGAAAAGCGACGGCAAGGTGCATGACGCAGGGCTTGGCAAGGAAAGCGACAACAGCGGCAATTTTGTGGACTACCTGCATCGCAAAGGTGGCTTGCCGCTGCCTTTGGAATGGGCCGAGCCGGTGATCGGCGTGGTGTCGCTCCTGTATGCGCTGGCCTTGGTGTCGGGCATCGTCGTGCTGCTCCCGTCGCTGGTGAAGGATCTTTTCTACCTGCGCATCGGGCCCAACATCAAGCGCATGTGGCTCGACGTGCACAACCTGCTCGGCGTGGTGAGCCTGCCGTTTCATCTGGTCATCGCGCTGAGCGCGGCGGTGTTCGGCCTGCATGACTGGATTTACGACGCGCAGGACCAATTCATCTACCGCGACGGACTGCAGGCCACCGTGCAGCGCGACAGCATCAAGCATCCCACCGTCGAGCGGTCGCTGTGGCTCCCTCCCACGGAGCTGATCCGCAAGGTGCGCGAGCAAGCGCCGGGCTTTGATCCAGAGTCGCTCGAATACGTGGGGCTTGGAGCCAAACGCACGCTGCTGCGGGTCGCTGGTACCGATGACATGCATTTCAAGCGCGGCGCGCAACATGGCTTTGCGTTCGTGAATCTGGGAACGGGCGAGATCTACGACCGGATCTACTTTCCGGGTGAAAAAAGCAGTGCGCTGGGTGCATCGCTCATCAGCTTTTTCTCGCTGCACTTTGGCAGCTTCGGCGGCAATCCGGTACGCGTGCTGTATGTGCTGCTGGGCCTGAGTGGTGCTTTGATCTTCTACACGGGCAATGTGCTGTGGATCGAAACCCGCACCAAGCGGCTGCGCAAGACGCGCGAGATCGAAGCGCGCCCGAGGCATGTGCGCATCATGTCCAGCGCCACGCTCGGCATCTGCGTGGGCAGTGCGGCCGCGTTGCCGGCCACGCTGGTGGCGTCGCGCCTGTTGGCGCCGCATGTGGGGAATGTTGACCACGTGCATCAATGGACGTTCTACCTCCTGCTGTTCGGCTGCGTGGCCTACGCATTCCGCTTCGGCGCGCAGCACGCAGCCAAGGCGCTGCTGTGGATCGCCGCCGTGGGCAATGCGTTGGTGCCCTCGCTGGCCTTACTGCAGTGCCTCGCGCCATCGCTTTTCAGCGACTCGGCCTACAAGACCTATCAACCCAACTTTCTGCTGCTCGAAGGCCTGTGCGCGCTGCTCGCATTGTTCTTCGGCTGGTTGGCCGTGCGCCACAAAAAAGACTAG
- a CDS encoding glycosyltransferase, whose product MSTITSLLVRDRSTDESWSGRVNGAAALLVINFNTACKTMRCIESILSGSEIPGRILILDNGSDAPDAAHLHAMLADLPAIGAELQLIRADKNLGFAGGCNLLIDQAMKLPDCLHILLLNSDAVAMPAWTAAMLNCAAQTPANIGMVGARMHKLSNPEDVDTLGIALYRSLMPADRHTVDDTLVGPTGGCCLLKRSMLEELHQISGYYFDERFFCYCEDTDLVLRAVLLGYETAYLNEVLALHEGQGSSGGNVSAFITYHGLRNSIWMHAKLLPVSLFLRLGPLLVLAHCLSIGRHGLYGRFGLLWRTYRDGLRRLPEFLRERKRYRSADRYEVEGLRARITPRFYRARYMAHVLRIEQHRRELMRR is encoded by the coding sequence ATGAGCACGATCACTTCACTTCTGGTTCGGGACCGGAGCACAGACGAGTCATGGAGCGGCCGGGTGAATGGCGCAGCTGCGCTTCTCGTCATCAATTTCAACACGGCGTGCAAGACCATGCGCTGCATCGAGTCCATTCTGTCGGGCTCGGAGATTCCGGGGCGCATCCTGATTCTGGACAATGGCTCCGATGCACCGGATGCTGCACATTTGCACGCCATGTTGGCTGATCTGCCCGCTATCGGGGCAGAGCTGCAACTCATTCGCGCAGACAAGAATCTTGGATTCGCAGGTGGCTGCAATCTGCTGATAGACCAGGCCATGAAGCTCCCTGATTGTCTGCATATCCTGCTTCTCAACAGCGATGCAGTCGCCATGCCAGCCTGGACCGCAGCCATGTTGAATTGCGCCGCCCAGACACCGGCGAACATTGGCATGGTGGGCGCACGCATGCACAAGCTCTCCAATCCGGAGGATGTGGACACGCTGGGCATTGCGCTCTATCGCAGCCTGATGCCTGCGGATCGTCACACGGTGGATGACACGCTCGTGGGCCCGACGGGCGGCTGCTGTCTGCTCAAGCGCAGCATGCTGGAGGAGTTGCACCAGATATCCGGCTACTATTTCGATGAGCGCTTCTTCTGCTATTGCGAAGACACCGATCTGGTTCTGCGTGCGGTGCTACTCGGCTACGAAACGGCTTACCTCAACGAGGTGCTTGCATTGCATGAGGGGCAAGGCAGCTCTGGAGGAAATGTAAGCGCCTTCATCACTTATCACGGACTGCGCAATTCGATCTGGATGCATGCCAAGTTGCTGCCTGTCAGCTTGTTTCTGCGACTTGGACCGTTGCTGGTTCTGGCGCATTGTTTGTCCATTGGTCGGCATGGACTCTACGGCCGCTTTGGCTTGCTGTGGAGAACATACAGAGATGGGTTGAGAAGGCTCCCGGAATTTCTTCGCGAACGCAAGCGCTACCGGAGCGCGGACCGGTATGAAGTCGAAGGGTTGAGAGCGCGCATCACTCCTCGGTTCTATCGCGCGCGCTACATGGCACATGTGCTGCGCATCGAACAGCATCGCCGTGAACTGATGCGAAGGTAG
- a CDS encoding ATP-binding protein, which translates to MMRALARTGLRTRILALLALAVLLTTVLAALLLISNDRRPPGPSGPSGPRDMMGEMDNRRPPPAQPYAPPMNERGERREDRPPPSASVPTTRLLWVALIGLTAILPLGWLLASSWTGWLARLSESTRQFGTARTSNPLPVNGPAELREAAQSFNEMHERVGRQLLDRTQMVGAIAHDLRTPLTRLAFRLEELDEPLRSRVETDMREINMLISAAMEFIRDQSLQRNHERLDMRLLVEGVADDLVDMGHDVQVEPGSPITLTGDPLALKRVVGNLLDNALKYGHSARVRLAVNDGQCVLQVDDAGPGIPEALLTRVFEPFFRVEASRNRETGGMGLGLAAVRAIVVEHGGNVWIANRRGGGLRVTAQLPLGNAVREERL; encoded by the coding sequence ATGATGCGGGCCCTCGCACGCACCGGCCTGCGAACGCGCATCCTCGCGCTGCTGGCCTTGGCTGTGTTGCTGACCACGGTACTTGCGGCGCTGCTGCTCATCAGCAACGACCGCCGCCCTCCGGGGCCTTCTGGACCGTCCGGACCGCGCGACATGATGGGCGAGATGGACAACCGGCGGCCACCCCCAGCACAACCCTATGCACCACCGATGAATGAACGTGGCGAGCGACGCGAGGACCGCCCTCCTCCATCGGCCAGCGTGCCCACCACGCGCTTGCTGTGGGTGGCGCTGATCGGTCTCACCGCCATTCTTCCGCTGGGCTGGCTGCTGGCCTCGTCGTGGACCGGATGGCTGGCGCGGCTTTCCGAATCGACGCGGCAATTCGGCACCGCGCGCACGTCGAATCCGCTGCCCGTGAACGGGCCCGCCGAACTGCGCGAGGCCGCGCAGTCCTTCAACGAAATGCACGAGCGCGTGGGCCGTCAGTTGCTGGATCGCACGCAGATGGTGGGAGCGATCGCGCACGATCTGCGCACACCGCTCACGCGCCTCGCGTTCCGGCTTGAAGAGCTTGACGAGCCACTGCGCAGCCGCGTGGAGACCGACATGCGGGAGATCAATATGCTGATCTCCGCGGCGATGGAATTCATCCGCGACCAGAGCCTGCAGCGCAACCACGAGCGTCTGGACATGCGCCTGCTGGTCGAAGGCGTGGCCGATGATCTGGTCGACATGGGCCACGATGTGCAGGTGGAGCCGGGAAGCCCGATCACGCTGACCGGCGACCCGCTGGCGCTCAAGCGCGTCGTCGGAAACCTGCTGGACAACGCGCTCAAATACGGCCACTCGGCACGCGTACGATTGGCGGTGAACGACGGCCAGTGCGTGCTGCAGGTCGACGACGCCGGCCCCGGCATTCCCGAGGCGTTGCTGACCCGCGTGTTCGAACCGTTCTTCCGCGTGGAGGCATCGCGCAACCGCGAAACCGGCGGCATGGGCCTCGGCCTCGCCGCAGTGCGTGCCATTGTCGTGGAACACGGTGGCAATGTCTGGATCGCCAACCGCAGGGGCGGTGGGCTGCGAGTGACAGCGCAGTTGCCCCTGGGGAATGCGGTGCGTGAGGAAAGACTGTGA
- a CDS encoding intradiol ring-cleavage dioxygenase, whose translation MYENDKATNTHAADQHDHDGGLQQDLIVDALRDPRRRMLLGGLIASGTVALIGGCGGGTDSTTDSSSSTTTTTGTTTGTSTDTTTTTNTDTSTTTSSCIADPQETEGPYPGDGSNSSNGAVANVLALSGVVRSDIRSSFGSATGTAQGVPLTLTISVVNSNASCAALEGYAIYIWHCTRDGTYTLYSNDVLKENYLRGVQVTDSKGQVTFETIFPACYSGRWPHIHFEIYPSLAKATSYKNKILTSQMALPKDICTTVFNNATGYSASVRNLSQVTIASDNVFGDNTAAQIAQQTPTLEGSVAKGYTGTIVIGVPV comes from the coding sequence ATGTACGAGAACGACAAAGCAACCAACACCCACGCCGCCGACCAGCACGATCACGACGGCGGTCTGCAGCAGGACCTGATCGTCGATGCGCTACGCGACCCACGCCGGCGCATGCTGCTCGGTGGACTGATCGCCAGCGGCACCGTCGCGCTGATCGGTGGCTGCGGTGGCGGCACCGACAGCACCACCGATTCGAGCAGCAGTACCACCACCACGACCGGAACGACCACAGGTACGTCGACCGACACGACGACCACCACAAACACCGACACATCCACCACGACGTCATCGTGCATCGCCGACCCGCAGGAAACCGAAGGCCCTTATCCTGGCGACGGCTCGAACTCATCCAATGGCGCGGTGGCCAACGTGCTGGCGCTCAGCGGCGTGGTGCGCAGCGACATCCGCAGCAGCTTCGGCAGCGCCACCGGCACCGCGCAGGGCGTGCCGCTCACGCTGACGATCTCGGTGGTCAACAGTAACGCGAGCTGCGCGGCGCTGGAGGGCTATGCCATCTACATCTGGCACTGTACGCGCGACGGCACCTACACGCTGTATTCGAACGACGTGCTCAAGGAGAACTACCTGCGCGGCGTGCAGGTCACCGACAGCAAGGGGCAGGTCACCTTCGAAACCATCTTCCCAGCCTGCTACTCGGGCCGCTGGCCGCACATCCATTTCGAGATCTACCCCAGCCTCGCCAAGGCGACCAGCTACAAGAACAAGATCCTTACCTCCCAGATGGCCCTGCCCAAGGACATCTGCACGACCGTGTTCAACAACGCCACCGGCTACAGCGCCAGCGTGCGCAACCTCTCGCAGGTCACCATTGCCTCCGACAACGTCTTTGGCGACAACACCGCCGCCCAGATCGCCCAGCAGACCCCGACGCTGGAAGGCTCGGTGGCGAAGGGCTACACCGGCACTATCGTGATCGGCGTGCCGGTGTGA
- a CDS encoding FABP family protein — MADFPTDIYTEPEPSTDTLAHLGPLSNMAGIWAGTRGLDVNPKADGPEKQAFIEHVQMQPIDAQTNGPQLFYGLRYHTQIFKPNDPETFHDQVGYWLWEPATGSIIQTLTIPRGQTAMAVGKTTADAKSFTLEAVRGSLTNGISSNPFLEYAFRTERYTITVTKHGDGTWSYEQDTLLVTPDRKDPFHHTDRNTLRKVGECTLNPTALAALADRAS; from the coding sequence ATGGCCGACTTTCCCACCGACATCTACACCGAACCGGAACCAAGCACCGACACACTGGCGCACTTGGGGCCGCTGTCGAACATGGCGGGGATCTGGGCTGGCACGCGCGGGCTGGACGTCAATCCCAAGGCCGATGGACCCGAGAAGCAGGCGTTCATCGAGCACGTGCAAATGCAGCCGATCGATGCGCAGACCAACGGACCGCAGCTCTTCTACGGGCTGCGCTATCACACGCAGATTTTCAAGCCCAACGATCCCGAAACCTTCCATGACCAGGTGGGCTACTGGCTGTGGGAGCCCGCCACCGGCTCCATCATCCAGACACTGACCATCCCCCGTGGCCAAACGGCGATGGCGGTGGGCAAGACCACGGCCGATGCGAAGAGCTTCACGCTCGAGGCCGTGCGCGGCTCGCTGACCAACGGGATCTCGTCCAATCCGTTTCTGGAATACGCGTTCCGCACAGAGCGCTACACGATCACCGTGACCAAACACGGCGACGGCACCTGGTCGTATGAGCAGGACACGCTGCTCGTCACGCCAGACCGCAAGGATCCGTTCCACCACACCGACCGCAACACGCTGCGCAAGGTGGGCGAATGCACGCTGAACCCGACCGCATTGGCAGCACTGGCGGATCGCGCAAGCTGA